In Pseudofrankia saprophytica, one genomic interval encodes:
- a CDS encoding SDR family NAD(P)-dependent oxidoreductase — translation MLRDQAAGGDRPLAGRLALVTGGSRGLGREMVLAFAEAGADVAIVSRKAQACEALADEVRKTTDVRAFSYPTHVGDWDGLGRLVDAVYDEAGGLDILVNNAGMAPLYPSLDQVSEELFDKVIGVNLKGPFRLTALVGARMAASGGGSIINISSVASVRPTPTDLPYAAAKAGLNVLTAGFAQAFGPSVRVNTIMAGPFLTDISKAWDMPAFEEMAARFPLGRGGRPGEIVGAALYFAGPGSSFTTGAVLPVDGGQAVVPYAG, via the coding sequence GTGTTACGGGATCAGGCGGCGGGCGGCGACCGGCCACTCGCGGGCAGGCTGGCCCTGGTGACGGGTGGTAGCCGGGGGCTTGGCAGGGAGATGGTGCTGGCGTTCGCCGAGGCAGGCGCCGACGTGGCGATCGTCAGCAGGAAGGCGCAGGCATGCGAGGCGCTTGCCGACGAGGTGCGCAAGACCACCGACGTCCGCGCCTTCTCGTATCCGACGCACGTGGGCGACTGGGACGGCCTCGGTCGGCTGGTGGACGCCGTCTACGACGAGGCCGGCGGACTCGACATCCTGGTGAACAACGCCGGCATGGCACCGCTCTACCCCAGCCTCGACCAGGTGAGCGAGGAACTCTTCGACAAGGTCATCGGAGTCAACCTGAAGGGGCCGTTCCGGCTCACCGCGCTCGTCGGCGCCCGGATGGCCGCCTCCGGCGGCGGCTCGATCATCAACATCAGCAGCGTCGCGTCGGTCCGGCCCACGCCGACCGACCTCCCGTACGCCGCGGCCAAGGCGGGTCTCAACGTCCTGACCGCCGGCTTCGCCCAGGCGTTCGGGCCGTCGGTCCGGGTGAACACCATCATGGCCGGGCCGTTCCTCACCGACATCAGCAAGGCCTGGGACATGCCCGCGTTCGAGGAGATGGCTGCCCGGTTCCCGCTGGGCCGGGGCGGCCGGCCAGGCGAGATCGTCGGTGCGGCGCTGTATTTCGCCGGACCCGGGTCGAGCTTCACCACCGGCGCGGTGCTCCCCGTGGACGGAGGCCAGGCGGTCGTGCCCTACGCGGGTTGA
- a CDS encoding FadR/GntR family transcriptional regulator — MPDRRNVDASRSRVASRDLPLSRGCIAIGSGDALMRRLKTSEKVARDIVHDIISNGLRPGDGLPSEAAMLRQYEVSRESLREGLRLLEVQGLITIRRGPGGGPVVGTVDPANLGRMSTLYFHMAGATYDELFDAWSLAECMLAELAARNPDREARVAAMAPYLAPSSAEDVASEDLEEFVAEQGRFHGVVASLVSNRVLELILQTMGLIVSHHVASTDDPRVLHDLIAEGHRQLAKEIATGHPRAARTLMEEHIGEISAYNRERLGSKVNDLIEWH, encoded by the coding sequence ATGCCTGATCGTCGTAACGTCGATGCGTCGCGTAGTCGTGTGGCCAGTCGTGATCTGCCGCTGTCACGAGGATGCATCGCGATCGGCTCGGGCGATGCCCTGATGCGCCGCCTCAAGACGTCCGAGAAGGTGGCCCGCGACATCGTGCACGACATCATTTCGAATGGTCTGCGGCCCGGAGACGGTCTGCCATCCGAAGCCGCGATGCTCCGGCAGTACGAGGTGAGCCGCGAATCCCTTCGGGAGGGCCTGCGCCTGCTCGAGGTGCAGGGGCTGATCACCATTCGGCGCGGACCGGGTGGCGGCCCGGTGGTCGGCACCGTCGATCCGGCCAATCTCGGCCGGATGTCGACGCTGTATTTCCACATGGCGGGCGCGACCTATGACGAGCTCTTCGACGCGTGGTCGCTGGCCGAATGCATGCTCGCCGAACTCGCCGCCCGTAACCCCGACCGCGAGGCCCGGGTCGCGGCCATGGCTCCGTACCTTGCGCCATCGAGCGCCGAGGACGTGGCGTCCGAAGACCTGGAGGAGTTCGTAGCGGAACAGGGCCGTTTCCACGGCGTCGTCGCCTCGCTGGTCTCCAACCGCGTGCTCGAACTGATCCTGCAGACCATGGGTCTGATCGTCAGCCACCACGTCGCCTCGACCGACGACCCGCGGGTGCTGCACGACCTCATCGCCGAGGGGCATCGCCAGCTCGCCAAGGAGATCGCGACCGGGCACCCCAGGGCCGCACGCACGCTGATGGAGGAGCACATCGGCGAGATCAGCGCCTACAACCGCGAGCGGCTGGGCTCGAAGGTCAACGATCTCATCGAGTGGCACTGA
- a CDS encoding sugar ABC transporter substrate-binding protein — protein sequence MRTSARRATALVAGLLVAVLAACGSSDSSDGGGASASGAASANVAAAQAVADKYSSVPTSIVQDEPLGAVPPKKKVAFIQCADPNCATLAGFMKDATGALGWDLVTFSASGGDFGAAIQQAIDAKVDYISITGIPIALYKPQMDEAKSAGIPLFQCYNTDVPQGPENNLYSDCYDATASNVYGQAMADWMTVDSGGSAKILAVTIPSYPILTAQVDAVKAELGKNCAGCKLDKLEVTVNDLAGGAVPQNVTSYLQAHPDINYVYFTYNGLEGGVPAALKAAGLTDRVKLVGTQGNQPQFAEVAKGTSAAWSALPEEFAMWTMTDQMARLSVNKWSLKDERAAAVPPFYLVDSPELAKDLVGLEHGWPGPEGFKDTLKKLWGV from the coding sequence ATGCGCACTTCCGCTCGACGCGCGACCGCGTTGGTCGCCGGATTACTCGTCGCCGTGCTGGCGGCGTGTGGGAGCTCTGACTCGTCCGACGGGGGCGGCGCCAGTGCATCGGGCGCGGCCTCCGCCAACGTGGCGGCGGCGCAGGCCGTCGCGGACAAGTACTCGTCCGTGCCGACCAGCATCGTGCAGGACGAGCCGCTGGGTGCGGTGCCGCCGAAGAAGAAGGTGGCCTTCATCCAGTGCGCGGACCCGAACTGCGCGACTCTCGCCGGGTTCATGAAGGACGCCACCGGCGCGCTGGGCTGGGATCTGGTGACGTTCAGCGCGAGTGGCGGCGACTTCGGCGCGGCCATCCAGCAGGCGATCGACGCCAAGGTTGACTACATCAGCATCACCGGAATCCCGATCGCCCTCTACAAGCCGCAGATGGACGAGGCGAAGTCCGCGGGGATCCCACTCTTCCAGTGCTACAACACCGACGTGCCGCAAGGCCCGGAGAACAACCTCTACTCGGACTGCTACGACGCGACCGCGTCCAACGTCTATGGCCAGGCGATGGCGGACTGGATGACGGTGGACTCTGGCGGGTCGGCGAAGATCCTGGCGGTGACAATCCCCTCCTACCCGATCTTGACCGCCCAGGTGGACGCGGTCAAGGCGGAGCTGGGCAAGAACTGCGCAGGCTGCAAGCTGGACAAGCTGGAAGTCACGGTCAACGACCTCGCCGGCGGCGCCGTCCCGCAGAACGTCACCTCCTACCTGCAGGCGCACCCCGACATCAACTACGTCTACTTCACCTACAACGGACTTGAGGGCGGGGTGCCCGCCGCGCTGAAGGCGGCCGGATTGACCGACAGGGTGAAGCTGGTCGGTACGCAGGGGAACCAGCCGCAGTTCGCCGAGGTGGCGAAAGGTACCTCGGCGGCGTGGAGCGCGCTTCCGGAGGAGTTCGCCATGTGGACCATGACGGACCAGATGGCCCGGCTCTCGGTCAACAAGTGGTCGCTCAAGGACGAGCGCGCGGCCGCCGTGCCGCCGTTCTACCTCGTGGACTCACCGGAGCTGGCGAAGGATCTCGTGGGCCTAGAGCACGGCTGGCCTGGGCCGGAAGGTTTCAAGGACACACTCAAGAAGCTGTGGGGCGTCTGA
- a CDS encoding phosphotransferase family protein, with the protein MMNAPKRDGEGANVAVRHGTLDNPPELAPVRPGEELPWDQLVDYLVPRLAEQGLDVPAELSVRQFPNGSANLTYLLSFGDVRLVLRRPPFGEIAPGAHDMRREYRVLSRLWQRYDRAPRAFLFCDDHDVVGSDFVVSEYRSGVVIWGALPASMRGLPDAARRVGLATVDALADLHLVDPAGCGLGDLGRPEGYLTRQVTGWRHRWELVAAPDSDAAMTETGERLERTLPPSPVPAILHNDFKIDNCQFTLGEPDRVASVFDWDMATLGDPLADLATLLGYWPDPSDTPDDHALHVPGLEALGLPTRAEIIERYAARTGADVSRISWYQTFASWRTAVVCQQLYHRYLRGDSTDERMVARGESVPGLAARALRMAREDLA; encoded by the coding sequence ATGATGAATGCTCCAAAGCGCGACGGGGAGGGAGCGAACGTGGCCGTGCGGCACGGCACGCTGGACAATCCGCCGGAGCTGGCGCCGGTCCGGCCGGGCGAGGAGCTGCCGTGGGACCAGCTGGTCGACTACCTGGTGCCCCGGTTGGCCGAACAGGGGCTCGACGTGCCCGCGGAGCTGTCCGTTCGACAGTTCCCGAACGGCTCGGCGAATCTCACCTACCTGCTGTCGTTCGGCGACGTCCGGCTGGTGCTGCGCCGGCCGCCCTTCGGCGAGATCGCGCCGGGCGCACACGACATGCGGCGCGAGTACCGCGTGCTGTCCAGGCTGTGGCAGCGGTATGACCGAGCGCCCCGCGCCTTTCTGTTCTGCGACGACCACGACGTCGTGGGCAGCGACTTCGTGGTCTCCGAATACCGGTCGGGGGTGGTGATCTGGGGGGCGCTGCCCGCATCGATGCGCGGGCTACCCGACGCGGCCCGCCGGGTCGGCCTCGCCACCGTCGACGCCCTCGCCGACCTGCACCTTGTCGACCCGGCGGGCTGCGGCCTGGGCGACCTAGGCCGGCCCGAGGGCTATCTCACCCGCCAGGTCACCGGATGGCGCCACCGCTGGGAACTCGTGGCCGCCCCCGACTCCGACGCGGCGATGACCGAGACCGGCGAGCGGCTCGAACGCACGCTCCCGCCCTCGCCGGTGCCGGCGATCCTGCACAACGATTTCAAGATTGACAACTGCCAGTTCACGCTGGGGGAGCCAGACCGGGTGGCGTCGGTGTTCGACTGGGACATGGCGACCCTCGGCGATCCGCTGGCCGACCTCGCCACGCTGCTGGGGTACTGGCCCGATCCGTCCGACACCCCGGACGACCACGCGCTGCACGTGCCCGGCCTCGAGGCCCTCGGCCTGCCGACACGCGCCGAGATCATCGAACGATATGCGGCCCGGACCGGTGCCGACGTGTCACGGATCTCCTGGTACCAGACCTTCGCCAGCTGGCGGACCGCCGTCGTGTGCCAGCAGCTCTACCACCGTTATCTCCGGGGTGACAGCACCGACGAACGCATGGTCGCCCGCGGCGAGAGCGTTCCGGGGCTCGCCGCCCGCGCTCTTCGCATGGCCCGAGAAGACCTGGCATGA
- a CDS encoding amidohydrolase family protein, whose protein sequence is MAVSPVIDDIKVIDTDTHVIEPADLWTSRLSTKKWGNLVPHARWDDELQEEAWYFGDERLSATAGGAMAGWHEYPPKHPRRLADVDPALWSAPERLKRMDEYGIWAQVLYPNVAGFGMGKFLGLKNSELMLRCIQAYNDWQTEWASADPSRLLPMTALPFWDIEATCREVERTAAAGHRGIIMAQQPDFFGLPMLADPHWDPLWATAQDVGQSVNFHIASGDLSLIEKNIPSNGLHANYASVGVSFFMGNASTIATLICAGICHRFPRLNFVSVESGVGWIPYALAALDWQWKNCGVPLEHPEYDLLPSEYFQRQIHGCFWFENETAKQAIELLGADNILYETDFPHPTSMSPGPATAAVRPDHFIEGALSDLPRDVLRKILHDNAARIYHLD, encoded by the coding sequence ATGGCCGTGTCGCCTGTCATCGACGACATCAAGGTGATCGACACTGACACGCATGTCATCGAACCCGCCGACCTGTGGACCTCGCGACTTTCCACGAAGAAGTGGGGCAATCTGGTGCCGCACGCCCGCTGGGACGACGAGCTCCAGGAGGAGGCGTGGTACTTCGGTGACGAGCGCCTGTCGGCGACCGCCGGCGGCGCGATGGCCGGATGGCACGAGTACCCGCCAAAGCACCCGCGGCGGCTGGCGGACGTCGACCCGGCGCTCTGGAGCGCACCGGAGCGGTTGAAGCGGATGGACGAGTACGGCATCTGGGCGCAGGTGCTCTACCCGAACGTGGCCGGGTTCGGGATGGGGAAGTTCCTCGGGCTGAAGAACTCGGAGCTGATGCTGCGCTGCATCCAGGCCTACAACGACTGGCAGACGGAATGGGCGAGCGCGGACCCGAGCCGCCTGCTGCCGATGACCGCGTTACCGTTCTGGGACATCGAGGCGACCTGCCGGGAGGTCGAGCGGACGGCCGCGGCCGGCCACCGGGGCATCATCATGGCGCAGCAGCCCGACTTCTTCGGGCTGCCGATGCTCGCCGACCCGCACTGGGATCCACTCTGGGCCACCGCGCAGGACGTCGGCCAGTCGGTCAACTTCCACATCGCCTCGGGTGACCTGTCGCTGATCGAGAAGAACATTCCGAGCAACGGGCTGCACGCGAACTACGCCTCCGTCGGCGTCTCCTTCTTCATGGGCAACGCCAGCACCATCGCGACCCTCATCTGCGCCGGCATCTGCCACCGTTTCCCGCGGCTGAACTTCGTCTCCGTCGAGAGCGGCGTCGGCTGGATCCCCTACGCGCTGGCCGCCCTGGACTGGCAGTGGAAGAACTGCGGCGTGCCGCTCGAGCACCCGGAGTACGACCTGCTGCCGAGCGAGTACTTCCAGCGGCAGATCCACGGCTGCTTCTGGTTCGAGAACGAGACCGCCAAGCAGGCGATCGAGCTCCTCGGCGCCGACAACATCCTGTACGAGACGGACTTCCCGCATCCGACCAGCATGTCGCCCGGCCCCGCGACCGCGGCGGTGCGGCCCGACCACTTCATCGAGGGCGCACTGTCCGACCTGCCGCGGGATGTGTTGCGCAAGATCCTTCACGACAACGCCGCGCGTATCTACCACCTCGACTGA
- a CDS encoding alcohol dehydrogenase catalytic domain-containing protein, translating to MRTRAAVLWPGQSTWSTEEITLDPPASGEVLVRLVATGLCHSDHHLLAGGYPGMRLPMVGGHEGAGVVEAVGPGVRGVRPGDHVVLSVPVPPCGACAACLGALPHLCERGALTGTGFQISDGTARHHARGGDLGVFVFLGTFAEHTVVHETSCVVVDRAIPLEIACTMACAGTTGWGAVLNTAEVRPGDLVVVVGVGGIGANAIQAAQFAGARAIVAVDPVPFKRAVAARLGAVAAAPSLADALSVVRDMTEGRMANHVIMAAAVGDGRQLESALALVGKRGRVVVVNVHSADENVATVSLRNLQSLEKQVVGCLAGSWDGRRGIGFLADLYLRGRYDLDLVVTRHYDGLDALPQGYRDQADGAVVRGVIRLSDGS from the coding sequence ATGCGGACACGCGCGGCCGTGCTGTGGCCCGGCCAGTCGACCTGGAGCACCGAGGAGATCACCCTCGATCCGCCCGCGTCCGGCGAGGTCCTGGTCCGGCTGGTGGCCACCGGCCTGTGCCACAGCGATCATCACCTGCTCGCCGGCGGATACCCCGGCATGCGGCTGCCCATGGTGGGCGGGCACGAGGGAGCCGGCGTCGTCGAGGCCGTCGGGCCGGGAGTGCGCGGGGTCCGGCCCGGCGACCACGTCGTGCTCAGCGTTCCCGTCCCGCCCTGCGGCGCGTGCGCGGCCTGCCTCGGCGCGCTCCCCCACCTCTGCGAACGCGGCGCTCTGACGGGCACGGGATTCCAGATCTCGGATGGCACCGCCAGGCATCACGCCCGCGGCGGGGACCTGGGCGTCTTCGTCTTCCTGGGCACCTTCGCCGAACACACGGTCGTCCACGAGACGAGCTGTGTCGTGGTGGACCGCGCGATCCCCCTCGAGATCGCGTGCACCATGGCCTGCGCGGGGACCACCGGGTGGGGAGCGGTCCTGAACACGGCCGAGGTCCGGCCCGGCGACCTGGTCGTGGTCGTCGGCGTCGGCGGGATCGGCGCCAATGCCATCCAGGCCGCCCAGTTCGCCGGCGCCCGCGCGATAGTGGCCGTCGATCCCGTCCCGTTCAAGCGCGCCGTCGCGGCGAGACTCGGCGCGGTGGCCGCGGCGCCGAGTCTCGCCGACGCACTGTCCGTCGTCCGAGACATGACGGAGGGTCGGATGGCGAACCACGTCATCATGGCCGCGGCGGTCGGTGACGGACGGCAGCTCGAATCGGCGCTTGCCCTGGTCGGCAAGCGCGGGCGGGTCGTCGTGGTGAACGTCCACTCCGCCGACGAGAACGTGGCCACCGTCAGTCTGCGGAACCTGCAGAGCCTGGAGAAGCAGGTCGTCGGATGCCTCGCCGGCTCCTGGGACGGGCGGCGGGGAATCGGCTTTCTCGCCGATCTCTACCTGCGGGGCCGCTACGACCTCGACCTCGTCGTCACCCGCCACTACGACGGTCTCGACGCGTTGCCGCAGGGATATCGAGACCAGGCCGACGGTGCCGTGGTCCGGGGAGTGATCCGACTCTCCGACGGTTCCTGA
- a CDS encoding TIGR03619 family F420-dependent LLM class oxidoreductase: protein MSIGLTVYGLHPRDLLDLAVAADELGFDAIWLGEHVVLPWGYSSEHPTNDETTPQHIAGPIIDTATELVAPLPALAAAAAVTTSLKLATGIYLLPLRHPLVTARAVHTVHEISGGRLMLGVGSGWLREEFDALGVPFQGRTAALEEALGVLRSAFAGGPFDSPGPRFPFGRVQVSPEPVDVPLVLGGNSEKALRRAVRLGDAWFSSGTPSFEDAVRLRDRIAQLCAEQGRDPLRCYFRTEKWDAETIGRYHAEGITDLVIWADQVWPSGDLAEKRRSLSRAAEQLGLEPPTSTLD, encoded by the coding sequence GTGAGCATCGGCCTGACGGTGTACGGCCTGCACCCCCGGGACCTGCTGGACCTGGCCGTTGCCGCCGACGAGCTCGGCTTCGACGCGATCTGGCTGGGCGAGCACGTCGTGCTGCCCTGGGGGTACTCGAGCGAGCACCCGACCAACGACGAGACCACCCCTCAGCACATCGCCGGACCGATCATCGACACGGCCACGGAGCTGGTGGCCCCGCTGCCGGCCCTGGCCGCGGCCGCGGCGGTCACGACGAGCCTGAAGCTGGCGACGGGCATCTACCTCCTTCCGCTACGGCATCCACTCGTCACCGCCCGCGCGGTGCACACGGTGCACGAGATCTCCGGGGGCAGGTTGATGCTGGGGGTCGGGTCGGGCTGGCTGCGGGAGGAGTTCGACGCGCTCGGGGTCCCGTTCCAGGGCCGCACGGCCGCCCTCGAGGAGGCGCTGGGAGTCCTCCGGTCGGCCTTCGCGGGCGGGCCGTTCGACAGCCCCGGCCCCCGCTTCCCCTTCGGCCGGGTCCAGGTCAGCCCAGAGCCGGTGGACGTCCCACTGGTGCTCGGCGGCAACTCGGAGAAGGCGCTGCGGCGGGCCGTCCGGCTCGGGGACGCGTGGTTCAGCTCGGGCACCCCGTCCTTCGAGGACGCGGTACGCCTGCGTGACCGCATCGCGCAGCTGTGCGCCGAGCAGGGCCGCGACCCGCTGCGCTGCTACTTCCGTACCGAGAAATGGGACGCCGAGACGATCGGCCGCTACCACGCCGAGGGAATAACCGATCTCGTCATCTGGGCCGACCAGGTGTGGCCATCAGGAGACCTCGCGGAGAAACGGCGCAGCCTGTCCCGGGCGGCCGAACAGCTCGGACTGGAACCTCCGACCAGCACCCTTGACTAG